CCTAAAAATTTTCCTATATTCTAGCAAGTTGCGGCTTAAATTTATAGTTTTATCTCAGCTTTTACCTGCAATGCTTACAATTTTTCACAATCGCAACTAAATTTAATCTCTCGATAAAATTGCCTATCTTTTGCTCCAGTTTCTGCTGATACTCTCCTATACTTGCATCGTCGTAGCCAACATCTTCAACGTGTCCACAAGTCTGACAAACTACGTGTATATGTGGATGTTCGTATATATCATATCGAGGTTTTTGATTGGCTACATTTACCTCTATGACTAGCCCTTCGTCTTTTAATGTATTTAAATTTTTATAAACAGTTGCCAAAGATACTGACGGACTCTCTTTTAAAATTTCAGCATAAAGCTCATCTATCGTCGGATGAGTGTGGCGGTCAAGCACCTTTAAAACACTTATACGTTGTGGGGTTACTTTTAGACCTGATTGTTTTAGTAGTGAAACGTATTGCATTATGTTATCCTAATTTTATTTTTAACAATACTATCAGAATTAAATTTAAATTTAGCTTTATTAGATAATATTAATTATCTGTTAATATTTTACTTGCTATCTGTTCTGGTAAAATTCCAAGATGTCGCTCAACATCAACTATCGCTCCGTGCGGTATGAACTCATCGGCATATTCATAGCTTTTCACACTGACATCATAAATTTTCTGCTCTTGCAAAAAGCTACTTAGTATATCTCCCACGCCACCCTTTTTCGCACTATCGCTAAATACATACCAACGTTTATACTTTTTACTTAAATTTAAAAGTAGCTCTTTATCAAGTGGCTTTATAAAGATAAGATCCACAAGTGCTACATCAAGCTCATCTTTTATAAGCTTTCTTACTGCATTTGCTCTTCCTACACCATTACCATAGCCTATCAAAGCTACATTGCTATTAGCATCTAGTAAAATTTCTCCCTTAGCAAAACGTATCTCGTCTACTCCAAACTCACTATCATTAAGTAAAAATGCTCCACGTGGGTATCTAAATGCACTAACACCGCGATACTCATAAGCAAATTCCATTATTTTTTTCATACTAATTTCACTTCTGGGTGCAAACATCACGACATTTGGTATGGCATTAAAAAAACTTATGTCAAATGCTCCTTGGTGCGTCTCGCCGTCCTCTCCCACGATCCCCGCCCTATCCATCGCAAATGTGATATTTAAATTTAAAATACAAGCATCGTGTATGAGCTGATCATATGCTCGTTGCATAAATGTTGAGTATATAGTAACAAATGGCTTAAAGCCCTCTTTTGCCATAGCTGACATTGAGGTTACTGCGTGTTGCTCTGCGATCGCCACATCCCAAAATCTCTCAGGATACTTAGCTATTAACGCATCAAGCCCGGTACCTGTGGGCATTGCAGCGGTAACTCCTACTATGTCGTTATGAGCCTCTGCCATTTTAAGTAGATGTTGGCTATATATTGCCGTGGCCGATTTTACTGATTGCTTTTTTATAAATTCTCCACTTTTTATATCAAATGGACCGACTCCATGCCAACCAGCATAATGACCTTCAGCATACTCATAGCCCTTGCCCTTAAGTGTTTGAGCATGTAAAATCACAGGTTTACCCATCGCCTTTGCCGTTTGCATCGTGCTAATGAGCGAACTTATATCGTGTCCATCAACTGGGCCAATGTATTCAAGTCCAAGTTCTTCAAAGAACATTCCAGGAGTAATAAGCCGTATGCCCTCCTCCATCCTACGAGCCATATACGCCGCAGAGTCAGGCATATAGCTTAAAAATTTATCCACTCTACTTTTAAAATTTTGATAAAACTGCCCTGCCATCATCTGACTAAGATATTTACTCAAAGCCCCTATTGGACGGCTAATACTCATCTCATTATCGTTTAGGATTATCACACATGGGTATTTGCGATCTCCTAGCTCATTTAACGCCTCATAAGCCATACCACCACTTAACGATCCATCGCCTATCACCGCAACTGGTATGCGATCTTCCCCTTTTAGCCTTATAGCCTTTCCTGCACCAACAGCTAACGAGATCGATGTAGAACTATGTCCTGCGACAAAATAATCATACTCGCTCTCACATGGCTTTGTATAGCCACTTATGCCGCCAAATTTACGCAACGTATCAAAGCTCTCCCAACGTCCACTTAATAGTTTATGCGCGTAGCTTTGGTGACTGACATCAAATATAAACGGATCTTTTCGCACATCAAATACATAGTGCATAGCAACGATGATCTCGACTGCACCGATGTTTGAGCTAAGGTGTCCGCCATTTTTACTAACTACTTGAAGAATTCTCTCTCGTAGATTATGGCAGAGTTTTTCAAGTCCTTTTATGTCTAAATTTTTTAAATTCTCAAATTTCTGCATTACTCGCCAACCAAATTTTTAAGCTTCTCAAAACGCGTTTGTATCGTTGCATCGATATTTCCAGCTTCGCTAATTATAACAACTCCACCTTTTCCGACAGCATCATCTGCGATAATCTTTATGTGTTCTTGCTTGTCAAACTGAATTTTGAGGTATTCGCTATCGCTTGGATTTACTCTGATTTGTATATTTCTTGCATCATTTAGATCACGCACAAGCGAACTTGCCAAGGTATAAGCGATAGCATTTGAGTTTGCTGATATCTCTTTTAATATCACCTCTTTTGCGATACCAACAGCTGCGATACTTAGCTCATCTTCACTACGTTTTAAAAACTCATCAAATTTGTTATATTCATCATCAAGTTTTGCTATGCTTGAAACAAAACGCGTCTCAAGCTCTTTAAATTTTATCTCATACTCACTACTAGTTTGTGCTATACCTTCAGCTTTTCCATCATCTTTGGCTCGTGCGACCTCAGCTTCAAGACGTCTATTAAACTCGCTCTCTTGATTTTCTATCTGCATTTGTAGTTTTACGATATTTTCACTTAATTCATCTGTCTTTTTAAGTAGCTCTTCGACAAAATTTACATCAAAACTGCTAAAATCTCTAGCTTGATTACTTTGATTTTGCTCTGAACTTTGACTTTGTTCTAGCTGATTTTGGATAAAATTTGAAGTACTATCTTGCTCGACTTTATCCGTAGAATTTTCATTTAAAGCCACTTTATCTCTATGATCATCTACTCGTTGTTCGCTGCCAAGCACTTTAAATCGATAATTTTCAATAAAATGTGCCGATGATGTTTCGTTTGTAATTACGCTACTTTTCATTCTATCATCTCATCCGCTTCGCCAACTTGGAATATACCTTGGTTCGCCAACTCTTGTACCACTTCTACAATACGACGTTGTGCCTCTTCAACATCTTTAACACGCACTGCCCCCAAATAGCCCATCTCCTCTTTGAAAGCATCAGCCGCACGTTGAGACATATTAGTATAAAATTTATCTTTTATGCCATCACTTGCACCTTTAAATGCTACCATAAGATCCTTTTTGTCAACATTTTTAAGGATTTCTCTAATAGCATTTGCATTAAGATTGACAATATCTTCAAATGTAAACATAAGCTCTTTAATGGTTGTTGCAAGTTTATCATCACTTTCTTCAATACGCTCAATAGTCGCCTTGCTAGCTTTTTGCCCAAGTCTATTAAGCACCTCTGCCACCGCTCTAGGACCACCAACTTCAACCTTATAAGAGGTAAGACTTTCTAGCTTACCTTCAAGCACTGTTGAGACACGCTTTATCACAGATGGACTTATATCTCCTAGATTTGCCATACGTATAACGACCTCGCTTCTAAGCTCATCTGAAAAATAACTAAGTGTCTCAGCCGCACTTGTGGCATCCATATGCGCTAATATAAGTGCTATCGTCTGCGGATGCTCTTTAATGATAAAATCAGCAAGTTGTTGTGGCTTTATCTTAGCAAGATATCCAAAACTCTTTGTATTTTCCATACTTTTAGCAAGTTTATCTAAAATTTTCTGTGCAGTCTCTGGTCCAAACGTGCGGTAAAGTATCTCTTTTGCATACTCTAAACCACCACTTCTCATATATTGATTTGACTGCATAAGAGCATAAAATTCTTCAAGTATAGCTGCTGCTACATTTTTATCTATATTTTTAGCCGTTGCAATATATCCTGAAATATCGGTAATAACATCAACATCCATATGTGAAAATATAAGGCTAGTTGCCTCTTCGCCTAGCTGGATAAGCAGTATGGCGATCTTTTCTGGCATCGAAAGATCATCGTAGATTATCTTTTGCTGTTCGGTTAGCTTTATTGACATTAAATTTCCTTACGCATATTAAAGTCGCTATCATTTTTAACCATATCTTGAAGCAGCGTTGCAATCTCTTCGTTGCGTTCGACAACTATCGTTTTCATCTTCTCAAGCAATACATCATACCTAAGCTCATCTTCGTTAAAGTCTCCGCTTATGCCAAGCTGCTCCTCGACTTTTTTGCGTGCTGCTTTAAATTTTTCAAGCGTATCTTCAGTATCCATCTCAATATCTTCAAGCTGATCTTGTAAAATCTGCTCATCATCTTCTTGAGTTTGCTCGATCATCTTTTGCATAAATATTAAGATTACTTTTTTATAGAATAGATATAGTAAAAATGCAGCAAAAATATACTTAAATATCGGCATAAAAGGCATTAAATAAGTTTGCATAAAGCTATCTACTTTTTGAGTTGTACTAATACTATCGTTTAATTTAAACTCAAAATTATCAAGTGTTACCTCATCGCCACGCTGTGCATTATAACCTATGGCTTGGCGTATTAAATTTGTTATAGAGTCTTTTTGAACTTGAGTAAGCGGCACATATTCAAGCTCACCTGTATCGTTACCATTTTCATCTTTTTTATTTTGGTATGAGCCATCAACAACTACAGCAGCACTTACTCGCACAATCGATGCAAACTGCCCTTTGACACTTGTAACTTTCTTTGAAATTTCATAATTTGTCTGCTGCGAGCTTTTGTTGTATTGCTCTTTTATATTATTATCTCCAAGCCCTTGCACTGGACCTATGTTACTCACCGCACCAGGGACACCTTGAATTTCATTTGGAGAACTGCCTTGTCGCTTCTCTTCGATATTACTTTCGCTTCGCACTACGTTATTTGGGTCATAAATTTCACTTTGTATGTCTTTTTTATCAAAGTCAAAATCTATATTTACTTTCGCCACCACTCTATCTGCACCGCCTACGATAGGAGTTAAGACATTGATTATTTTTTGTTCATAGTTATTTTCAAATTCACGTTTGTAGCGAATTTGTTGTGCTATCATATCACTATCAAACTCACCATCCTCTTCACCTAAAGCTATGCCATCTTGATTTACTATTTTTACATTTTCAGCATTTAAGTTTGTAACAGCTGCAGCGACGAGGTTTTTGATACCAAAAATTTGCTTTGCATTTAGGCTAACACCTGGTTTTAGCTCAACAACTATAGACGCAGTCGGTGGTGACTGACGCTCAGTAAAGACCGTCTCTTTCGGTATCGCTATACGCACGATCGCTTTTTGTATAGATGATAGACTCTCGATAGTTCGGGCCAGCTCTCCTTCTAATGCACGTTGATATTTTACGCGTTGCTCGGCGTCTGTCGCACCAAACTCCTGCTTATCAAAAATTTCAAAGCCTATCTTGCTCTCTTTTGGGATTCCTAGTGTAGCAACAGCTATACGCTCCTTATAAACATCGCTAGTTGGCACAAGTAT
This window of the Campylobacter anatolicus genome carries:
- the dxs gene encoding 1-deoxy-D-xylulose-5-phosphate synthase, with amino-acid sequence MQKFENLKNLDIKGLEKLCHNLRERILQVVSKNGGHLSSNIGAVEIIVAMHYVFDVRKDPFIFDVSHQSYAHKLLSGRWESFDTLRKFGGISGYTKPCESEYDYFVAGHSSTSISLAVGAGKAIRLKGEDRIPVAVIGDGSLSGGMAYEALNELGDRKYPCVIILNDNEMSISRPIGALSKYLSQMMAGQFYQNFKSRVDKFLSYMPDSAAYMARRMEEGIRLITPGMFFEELGLEYIGPVDGHDISSLISTMQTAKAMGKPVILHAQTLKGKGYEYAEGHYAGWHGVGPFDIKSGEFIKKQSVKSATAIYSQHLLKMAEAHNDIVGVTAAMPTGTGLDALIAKYPERFWDVAIAEQHAVTSMSAMAKEGFKPFVTIYSTFMQRAYDQLIHDACILNLNITFAMDRAGIVGEDGETHQGAFDISFFNAIPNVVMFAPRSEISMKKIMEFAYEYRGVSAFRYPRGAFLLNDSEFGVDEIRFAKGEILLDANSNVALIGYGNGVGRANAVRKLIKDELDVALVDLIFIKPLDKELLLNLSKKYKRWYVFSDSAKKGGVGDILSSFLQEQKIYDVSVKSYEYADEFIPHGAIVDVERHLGILPEQIASKILTDN
- the fliF gene encoding flagellar basal-body MS-ring/collar protein FliF, with protein sequence MDFKALLQQISQIFQKLTLKQKLVAASSVVVVVGFLVFLSIYKDMKSDGYAGYSVLFENINPSDSALIVDQLNKDGVSYKLANEGTILVPTSDVYKERIAVATLGIPKESKIGFEIFDKQEFGATDAEQRVKYQRALEGELARTIESLSSIQKAIVRIAIPKETVFTERQSPPTASIVVELKPGVSLNAKQIFGIKNLVAAAVTNLNAENVKIVNQDGIALGEEDGEFDSDMIAQQIRYKREFENNYEQKIINVLTPIVGGADRVVAKVNIDFDFDKKDIQSEIYDPNNVVRSESNIEEKRQGSSPNEIQGVPGAVSNIGPVQGLGDNNIKEQYNKSSQQTNYEISKKVTSVKGQFASIVRVSAAVVVDGSYQNKKDENGNDTGELEYVPLTQVQKDSITNLIRQAIGYNAQRGDEVTLDNFEFKLNDSISTTQKVDSFMQTYLMPFMPIFKYIFAAFLLYLFYKKVILIFMQKMIEQTQEDDEQILQDQLEDIEMDTEDTLEKFKAARKKVEEQLGISGDFNEDELRYDVLLEKMKTIVVERNEEIATLLQDMVKNDSDFNMRKEI
- the fliH gene encoding flagellar assembly protein FliH gives rise to the protein MKSSVITNETSSAHFIENYRFKVLGSEQRVDDHRDKVALNENSTDKVEQDSTSNFIQNQLEQSQSSEQNQSNQARDFSSFDVNFVEELLKKTDELSENIVKLQMQIENQESEFNRRLEAEVARAKDDGKAEGIAQTSSEYEIKFKELETRFVSSIAKLDDEYNKFDEFLKRSEDELSIAAVGIAKEVILKEISANSNAIAYTLASSLVRDLNDARNIQIRVNPSDSEYLKIQFDKQEHIKIIADDAVGKGGVVIISEAGNIDATIQTRFEKLKNLVGE
- the fliG gene encoding flagellar motor switch protein FliG, which codes for MSIKLTEQQKIIYDDLSMPEKIAILLIQLGEEATSLIFSHMDVDVITDISGYIATAKNIDKNVAAAILEEFYALMQSNQYMRSGGLEYAKEILYRTFGPETAQKILDKLAKSMENTKSFGYLAKIKPQQLADFIIKEHPQTIALILAHMDATSAAETLSYFSDELRSEVVIRMANLGDISPSVIKRVSTVLEGKLESLTSYKVEVGGPRAVAEVLNRLGQKASKATIERIEESDDKLATTIKELMFTFEDIVNLNANAIREILKNVDKKDLMVAFKGASDGIKDKFYTNMSQRAADAFKEEMGYLGAVRVKDVEEAQRRIVEVVQELANQGIFQVGEADEMIE
- a CDS encoding Fur family transcriptional regulator — translated: MQYVSLLKQSGLKVTPQRISVLKVLDRHTHPTIDELYAEILKESPSVSLATVYKNLNTLKDEGLVIEVNVANQKPRYDIYEHPHIHVVCQTCGHVEDVGYDDASIGEYQQKLEQKIGNFIERLNLVAIVKNCKHCR